The following DNA comes from Thermococcus piezophilus.
CTCTCGAGACGGTCCATTCTCCTGGAAATCCTCTGCCTGGTGGTTCCCAAAATCTCTGCAAGCTCTTTGTATGTCAAACGGGCGTTCTTGGCGAGAAGTTTTAGAATCTTCACATCAATTCCAGTTATTTTATCCGCCATTGCATTCACCCCACCTAACTATGGCAGAAATTGTGTAAACTCTTATAAAAATCTTTCGATAATTTGGAATGTTTCCAACCAGTAGGTTATCTTAAATGCTACTACTTTCTCAAAACAGGATTATATGATGGGACACTATGTTACATCCAAAAATTGATAAAAGAAAGTTCATTTTTAGGGGTTTTTCCAACGTTCCGCGTCGCGCTCTCCGTACTTCCGTATGCTCTCATCGAGTGCCTCCAGAAGGTCCACTTGATAGTAATTGGCAATACACGAGAGGGCAAACATCACATCCCCTAGCTCTTCTCTCAATTTCTTTTGGCTCCCTGCTCCCTTAACTCCCTCCAGTTTTAGGAGTTCATCGGAGAGCTCTCCAATCTCCTCCACTAAAGCTGCCAGCATCTCAAATGGCTTCCAGTAACCCCCGAATTCCCTGACGAGTTTATCAACTCTTTGTTGATATTCATTCATAGAGACACCTACACTAGTTCAGTTCTAACCTGTGATAAGTATCTCTCCAGGGTCTCCGTATTTGTTTTATAGAAGTGCATTTTGCCCTCCTTCCTCTCGAGTATTAGACCGAGGGCTCTTAGAGTACGAAGGTGGTGGCTGATTAGGGTCTGATCCTGCCCGAGTATTTTGGATATCAGGCACACACACAGCCAATTGTCTTTCAGAATTTTGAGTATCTGAAGCCTCAGTGGGTTTGATATTGCCTTAAGGAATTTTACAATGTCCTTATTCACAGAGGACTCAATGTCCTTTTCGAGATTTGGAATTCCGCAGGTTTCTGCACATTGAATGACAGTCTTCCGCTGCTTCTCGTCCAGTTCTCCTAGTACATCTTTAACCCTCATAGTGCAACACCAGTTAGTAAATTGGACAGTCCCCTTTTAAGAATTTTCACATGAAAATTAGTCAACAACCTCAAGTCTCAATCGGGTTCCATCGTTTTTGTAAGCCCTCACGCTCTCCTCTGTAAATGGGTAGGCGATTATTAGATGAATCCCTCCAAACTTGGAGAAAAATTCTAAATCTGCCTGGGAGGGCCACGGATTGGGGCTCGGATGGGAATGAACCGTCCCCTTTATGGTCTCGTCATATGGTAGCATCCAAGTGTTGAAAAACGCCGAATTGCGACCGAAGTGTCCTGCTGGGGCGATGAGAACCTCCTCAAAAATCCCCTCTCTCTCCCTCAAAAAGCCGGCGAATTCGTTGGGATAGAACTCCCTAGCCAATTCGAGGAGATATTCGAGTAGTTCTCTGCGGATTTTGACTGTTTCCATTATCAACCACCAAAAAATGAAAGTCAAAGGGCGACGATGGCATCAATCTCAACCTTGACTCCTTTTGGCAGGTTTGAAACCTCGACGACTGCCCTAGCCGGTTTGGACCCAGAGAAATACTTGGCATAGACCTCGTTGAACTTGGCATATTCCGCCATGTCTGTTATGTAGACGGTAACTTTGACGACGTTGTCAGCGCTTCCGCCGGTGGCCCTCACAACTGCTAAGAGGTTCTCAAGGGCTTGCTTTGCCTGCTCTTCGATTGGGCCATCTATCAGTTCCCCTGTCTCTGGATTTATCGGTATCTGGCCGGAAACGAAAAGCCACCTCTTGGCTTCCACAATTACCCCTTGGCTGTAGGGCCCGATTGGCTTTGGGGCATCTTCCGTGAAAACCACTTCCTTCTTCATTCTTTCACCTCCAAACAGGGAAGACATCAGCGAAGCGAAGATTCCTCATTGCTCCAGCTCGGGTGTCCTCGGCTTCATCATTTCTTCTCCAGGTACTTCTCTAGGTTCTTTGCCGGGACGTCGAGCGGGAGGCTTATCTTCTCCAGGGCCTTCCTAAGGGCATAAACCTCTGCGTGTTTCTCAAAGCCACTCGGTGCGTAATTCTCGGCCGGGAAGTGCTTGTACTTCTCAACTACAGCGGGAATCTCGGCCTTTTTAACTTTCTTGAATTCCCCGAACCAAGCATCTATACCATCCAGGTCTATCCCAGCGTAGATTGGAAGTTTGAGCGTTATCGTCTCGTTTATGCTCGCCAGGATTCTGGCGACATCCGCCATAGGAGTCTTATCGTCTATCATGAGCCTCTTCACGACTATCCACCTGCCGTGCTTGGCCGTGAAGTTGATGTGGTCTTCGTTGAAGGGGAGGACGATTTTGACTTCCTTCAGGGGCTCTTCGGGGTAGTCGATGGAAACCTTCTTGGCCAGAGCCGCTCTAACGAGAATTGCCTTGGCTACCTCAACTAGGTGCTTCTTCAGCTTCTTATCTTCCTCGAAGACAAGGGTGCCAAGCTTTCTTGCCGTTCCTGAGGACTTAAGGGCCATTATAGTATCATTCAGGTCCTTTTTGGCTATCTCCTCGGCGAGGCTCATTATTCCCGCGATGTTCATGACTTCCGTTAGATACTCGGCTATCTTGAAGTTCACGGTGTTGGCAATGCTCGCGAGAAAGTGGGCAATACTCTCGTTGTCCATATCGAGGAGTCGGTCTCCTACCTTCCAGCTTCCGTGACGAGCCGTAAAGATAATCTGATCCTCAACTTTCATTGCTCTCACCAATCTCTATGGGTGCCAAGGCCTATTTTAGCTTTTTCTTTACATCCTCAAAAAAGTTATAAATCGCTCTGAGCATTCGAGTTTGAGAGGGTGCAAGAGGGAAGGAAAATGGGGGACGACGAGAACGTTAAGAAGGAAGTCCTGACCCCCAAAGAGTACGGGGAGCGCTTAGAACTTGGCATTGAGTTCAATACCACTGAGGAACTCAAGGTTCCGGAAAGGCTCATCGATCAGGTTATTGGTCAGGAACATGCAGTAGAGGTCATTAAAACTGCAGCCACTCAGAAGAGGCACGTCCTTCTCATAGGCGAGCCTGGAACTGGAAAGTCCATGCTCGGCCAGGCGATGGCTGAGCTCCTCCCAACCGAGAGCCTTGAGGATATCCTAGTTTTCCCCAACCCCGAAGACGAGAACATGCCTAAAATTAAAACCGTCCCTGCCTGTCAGGGCAGGCGCATCGTTGAGAGGTACCGTGAGAAGGCCAAGAGTCAGGAGAATATAAAGTCCTACCTTCTACTACTTGTCATATTCACCGTTATGATGGCGTTATTTATTCAGTTTAGCGCCACCACTCTCCTCATGGGCCTGTTCGTCATAGTAATCACCATAATGGCCCTCTCCAACATGCGCCTCAAAAGCTCGGTTCTTGTTCCAAAGCTCCTTGTGGATAACTGTGGAAGAACCAAGGCACCGTTCATCGACGCAACGGGTGCACACGCCGGAGCGCTACTTGGTGATGTTCGTCACGACCCCTTCCAGAGCGGTGGTCTCGGAACGCCGGCTCACGAGCGCGTTGAGCCGGGAATGATACACCGCGCCCACAAGGGAGTGCTCTTCATAGACGAGATCGCCACCCTGAGCCTCAAGATGCAGCAGAGCCTGCTCACAGCAATGCAGGAAAAGAAGTTCCCCATTACCGGCCAGAGTGAGATGTCGAGCGGTGCAATGGTCAGAACCGAGCCAGTTCCATGTGACTTTGTTCTTGTGGCCGCTGGAAACCTCGATACTGTGGACAAGATGCACCCAGCGCTCCGCTCGAGGATCAGGGGTTACGGTTACGAGGTCTACATGAGGACAACTATGCCGGACACTCTGGAGAACAGGAAGAAGCTTGTCCAGTTCGTGGCCCAGGAGGTAATTAGGGACGGTAAGATCCCGCACTTCATGAGGGATGCCGTCGAAGAGATAGTAAGGGAGGCCCAGAAGAGGGCCGGAAGGAAGGGCCACTTAACGCTCCGCCTCAGAGACCTCGGCGGTATTGTCAGGGCCGCTGGTGACATAGCGGTCAAGAAGGGTAAGAAGTACGTCGAGAAGGAGGACGTTTTAGAGGCCATAAAGATGGCGAAGCCCCTCGAGAAGCAGCTGGCAGACTGGTACATCGAGCGCAAGAAGGAGTATCAGGTCATCAAGACTGAGGGCAGCGAGATAGGAAGGGTGAACGGATTAGCAGTCATAGGTGAGCAGAGCGGTATCGTCCTACCGATTGAAGCTGTTGTTGCCCCAGCAGCGAGCAAGGAGGAGGGTAAGATTATTGTCACTGGAAAACTTGGCGAGATAGCGAAAGAAGCAGTCCAGAACGTCTCGGCGATAATCAAGCGCTACAAGGGTGAGGATATTAGCCGCTACGATATCCACGTCCAGTTTCTCCAGACCTACGAAGGGGTTGAGGGTGACTCCGCCAGCATAAGCGTTGCTACTGCGGTCATCTCGGCCCTTGAGGAGATTCCTATAAGGCAGGACGTGGCAATGACTGGCTCGCTCAGCGTTCGCGGCGAGGTGCTCCCGATAGGCGGTGCAACGCCGAAGATCGAAGCCGCTATCGAGGCGGGTATAAAGACCGTGATAATCCCCAAGAGCAACGAGAAGGATGTATTTCTCAGCAAGGACAAAGCCGAGACGATAAACATCATTCCAGTGGAGACAATCGACGAGGTTCTCGAGATAGCACTTGAGGGAAGCGAGAAGAAGAGGGAGCTTCTCAGGAGGATTAGGGAGACCCTACCGCTCTCCCGCTGAGTTTACCTTGTTTTTAATCTATTTTGCGGAAGGACGTTCTTTCCATGATCTTCTACATCTTTGGCCAGAAATACTTAAAAAATGGCCAATCGAGGTAACCTAGGAGGTGGGAGAGTGCTCAAAGTAGAGAACCTCAGAGTCACTGTCGGAGATAGGGAGATTCTCAAGGGTGTGAACATTTCCGTGGATAATGAGGGCTTTCATGTCATCATGGGCCCCAACGGTTCTGGAAAATCCACCCTCGCGCTGACCATTGCTGGTCATCCGAGGTATGAGGTCAGGGAGGGTAGGATACTCTTCAATGGCAAGGACATAACCGATATGCCTCCCTATAAAAGGGCCAGAATGGGCATAATGCTCGCATTCCAGCATCCGGAAGAGATTGAAGGAGTCAAAATAATAGATTTCCTTCAGCAGGTTCTCGCGGAAGTCAAGGGAATTGACCTTGCTGAAGCTTATGATATGATAGTGGAAACCGCCAGGGAACTGTGGTTCAAAGAAGATGACCTCATGAGATACGTTAATGCCGGCTTCTCTGGTGGTGAGAGAAAGCGGTTTGAAATCCTCCAGGCACTGCTTCTCGAGCCGAAGCTCCTAATTCTCGACGAGCCTGACAGTGGCGTTGATGTGGATTCGCTCAGTGTGATAAGCAGAAAGATCGAGGAGCTCCACAAAAAAGGGACGGCGATACTACTGATAACCCACTATGGAAGAATCCTCCAGCACCTCGACCCAAGCACGTTCAGTGTTCACGTAATGAAGGACGGCAGGGTAGTGCTAGAAAAGGGAGGCGAGTTCGTGAAGGAGATTGAAGAGAAAGGCTTCCAGAGACTTTTCGAGGAGT
Coding sequences within:
- the lonB gene encoding ATP-dependent protease LonB, translating into MGDDENVKKEVLTPKEYGERLELGIEFNTTEELKVPERLIDQVIGQEHAVEVIKTAATQKRHVLLIGEPGTGKSMLGQAMAELLPTESLEDILVFPNPEDENMPKIKTVPACQGRRIVERYREKAKSQENIKSYLLLLVIFTVMMALFIQFSATTLLMGLFVIVITIMALSNMRLKSSVLVPKLLVDNCGRTKAPFIDATGAHAGALLGDVRHDPFQSGGLGTPAHERVEPGMIHRAHKGVLFIDEIATLSLKMQQSLLTAMQEKKFPITGQSEMSSGAMVRTEPVPCDFVLVAAGNLDTVDKMHPALRSRIRGYGYEVYMRTTMPDTLENRKKLVQFVAQEVIRDGKIPHFMRDAVEEIVREAQKRAGRKGHLTLRLRDLGGIVRAAGDIAVKKGKKYVEKEDVLEAIKMAKPLEKQLADWYIERKKEYQVIKTEGSEIGRVNGLAVIGEQSGIVLPIEAVVAPAASKEEGKIIVTGKLGEIAKEAVQNVSAIIKRYKGEDISRYDIHVQFLQTYEGVEGDSASISVATAVISALEEIPIRQDVAMTGSLSVRGEVLPIGGATPKIEAAIEAGIKTVIIPKSNEKDVFLSKDKAETINIIPVETIDEVLEIALEGSEKKRELLRRIRETLPLSR
- the sufC gene encoding Fe-S cluster assembly ATPase SufC, whose protein sequence is MLKVENLRVTVGDREILKGVNISVDNEGFHVIMGPNGSGKSTLALTIAGHPRYEVREGRILFNGKDITDMPPYKRARMGIMLAFQHPEEIEGVKIIDFLQQVLAEVKGIDLAEAYDMIVETARELWFKEDDLMRYVNAGFSGGERKRFEILQALLLEPKLLILDEPDSGVDVDSLSVISRKIEELHKKGTAILLITHYGRILQHLDPSTFSVHVMKDGRVVLEKGGEFVKEIEEKGFQRLFEECGCDE
- a CDS encoding RidA family protein, which produces MKKEVVFTEDAPKPIGPYSQGVIVEAKRWLFVSGQIPINPETGELIDGPIEEQAKQALENLLAVVRATGGSADNVVKVTVYITDMAEYAKFNEVYAKYFSGSKPARAVVEVSNLPKGVKVEIDAIVAL
- a CDS encoding DUF2666 family protein, coding for MKVEDQIIFTARHGSWKVGDRLLDMDNESIAHFLASIANTVNFKIAEYLTEVMNIAGIMSLAEEIAKKDLNDTIMALKSSGTARKLGTLVFEEDKKLKKHLVEVAKAILVRAALAKKVSIDYPEEPLKEVKIVLPFNEDHINFTAKHGRWIVVKRLMIDDKTPMADVARILASINETITLKLPIYAGIDLDGIDAWFGEFKKVKKAEIPAVVEKYKHFPAENYAPSGFEKHAEVYALRKALEKISLPLDVPAKNLEKYLEKK
- a CDS encoding ArsR/SmtB family transcription factor; its protein translation is MRVKDVLGELDEKQRKTVIQCAETCGIPNLEKDIESSVNKDIVKFLKAISNPLRLQILKILKDNWLCVCLISKILGQDQTLISHHLRTLRALGLILERKEGKMHFYKTNTETLERYLSQVRTELV
- a CDS encoding Mov34/MPN/PAD-1 family protein, producing the protein METVKIRRELLEYLLELAREFYPNEFAGFLREREGIFEEVLIAPAGHFGRNSAFFNTWMLPYDETIKGTVHSHPSPNPWPSQADLEFFSKFGGIHLIIAYPFTEESVRAYKNDGTRLRLEVVD
- a CDS encoding MazG nucleotide pyrophosphohydrolase domain-containing protein; this translates as MNEYQQRVDKLVREFGGYWKPFEMLAALVEEIGELSDELLKLEGVKGAGSQKKLREELGDVMFALSCIANYYQVDLLEALDESIRKYGERDAERWKNP